The following nucleotide sequence is from Pseudomonas sessilinigenes.
TGGTCGGACGCTCCAGGGGCTTTGGCTTGTAGGCGCAGTAGCCTGGGCGTGGGCCGACCTTGGGATGGTTGCGACAGGTATCGGGGCGCTTGTCATAAATGGTGCACAGGCGGCTCTTGCGGTCCAGATACAGGCAATCGTTGTTGCTCATGCGCTGCAGGGTGAAGATTTCCGACTTCTGGTTGTAGCGCTCGACGATGCCTTCCTTTTGCAGGCGCTTGGCGATGTTCTTCGCCGGCTCGCCGCGTTCGAACTCATCGACCACGCCGATGCGGATCAGGTCCTTGATCTTCACTTCCACCGGCAGGGTGCAGCAGCTGGACATGCAGGAACCGCACATGGGCGCGGAATACTTGGCCCAGGTATCGAGACGGTCGATTTCCGCGGCGGCGATCAGGTTGGACTTCATCATCGAGGTGGTTTCCAGCATGTTTTCGGGGGCGCGCGATCATACCGGGACTGCTGGATTTTTGAACAACTTTGTGTCGGATTTTTCTTGGCATACGGCCGGCCAGTACATGACGGCACAGGCCCTGCATCTTTTTTCCTATCGGTGCAGCCGCTCCTCTCGTTTGGTCGAGCTGTTTGCAATAGCGCCGAACCAGGGCCTTCGCTCCGTGTCAGACCGACTAGGCTCAGTCAATTCCATGCTCACTGTGTATCTCGTCAGAGGTCGTAACGATGACTCAGGAATCCCATGTTCGCGACACGCAGGTGGCGGCTTTTCGTGAAGCCGTCCTGACCAAACTCACCTACGCGGTCGGCAAGGACCCGGACCATGCCTTCGACCATGACTGGTTCGAAGCCATTGCCCTGGCTGCGCGGGACCACATGGTCGATCACTGGATGGATCACACCCGGCAGATCTATCGCCGGGGGCAGAAGCGGGTGTACTACCTGTCCCTCGAGTTCCTGATCGGTCGATTACTGATCGATAGCCTGAGCAACCTCGGCTTGCTGGAGGTGGCGCAAGAGGCCCTGACGGACCTGGGGGTAGACCTGCAACGCATCCGCCTGCTGGAGCCCGATGCGGCCCTGGGCAACGGTGGGCTGGGGCGCCTGGCGGCATGCTTCATGGAAAGCATGTCGAGCCTGGGTATCGCCGGCCATGGCTATGGCATTCGCTATGAGCACGGGCTGTTCCGCCAGGCCATCGTCGATGGCTGGCAACAGGAGCAGACCGAGCACTGGCTGGATTTCGGCAACCCCTGGGAGTTCGAACGGCCCGAAGTGATCTACTCCATCGGTTTTGGCGGGGGTGTCGAGACCGTTGCCGACGAGGCCGGCGCTACCCGGCAAGTCTGGTCTGCGGCGGAGACGGTACGGGCCGTGGCCTACGACACGCCGGTAGTGGGATGGCGCGGGGCCAGCGTCAACACCCTGCGCCTGTGGCGTGCCCGGGCCATGGAGGAGTTGCACCTGGAGCGCTTCAATGCCGGCGACCACCTGGGGGCGGTCGCGGAGGTGGCCCGGGCCGAGAGCATCTCGCGGGTGCTGTACCCGGCCGACAGCACCGAAGCCGGGCAGGAACTGCGCCTGCGCCAGGAGTACTTCTTCGTCTCGGCGTCGTTGCAGGACCTGCTGCGCCGGCACAAGAACATGCATGACTCGGTACTCAGCCTCGGCGAACACGCGGCTATCCAGCTCAACGACACCCACCCATCGATCGCCGTGGCCGAGCTGATGCGCCAGTTGGTGGACCTGCACGGCATCGCCTGGGACGCGGCCTGGCAGATCACCGTGGAAACCCTGGCCTATACCAACCACACCCTGCTGCCCGAGGCGCTGGAGACCTGGCCGGTGGGGTTGATGGAGCGCCTGCTGCCGCGGCACATGCAGATCATCTACCTGATCAATGCCCAGCACATCGACTCGTTGCGGGCCAAGGGCATGCACGATTTCGACGTGCTGCGGGCGGTGTCGCTGATCGAGGAGGACAACGGCCGCCGGGTACGCATGGGCAACCTGGCATTCCTCGGTTCCCACAGCGTCAACGGCGTATCCGGCCTGCATACCCAGCTGATGCGCAGCACGGTGTTCTCCGAGTTGCACAAGTTGTATCCGGAGCGGATCAACAACAAGACCAACGGCATCACCTTTCGCCGCTGGCTGTACCAGGCCAACCCGCAATTGACCCAGATGATGCTGGAAGCCGTGGGCCCCGAGCTGCTGGACAATCCCGAGGAGCTGCTGCTGGGGATCGAGCCCTTTGCCGAGAAAGCGGCGTTTCGCAAGCAGTTCGCCGAGCAGCGCTTGCACAGCAAGCGGGCCCTGGCGGCGATCATCCACGAGCGCCTGGGTATTGCCGTCAACCCGGCGGCGATGTTCGATGTCCAGGTCAAGCGCATCCATGAGTACAAGCGCCAGTTGCTCAATCTGTTGCACACCGTGGCCTTGTACCAGGCGATCCGCGCCGAGCCGGAAACCGACTGGGTGCCGCGGGTGAAGATCTTCGCCGGCAAGGCCGCCGCCAGCTACCACCAGGCCAAGCTGATCATCAAGCTGACCAACGACATCGCCCGTACGGTGAACAACGACCCTACGGTGCGGGGCCTGCTCAAGGTGGTGTTCCTACCCAATTACAACGTCAGCCTGGCTGAAAGCATCATTCCCGCGGCGGACCTGTCGGAGCAGATTTCCACCGCCGGCTTCGAAGCCTCGGGTACCAGCAACATGAAGTTCGGCCTCAATGGCGCCTTGACCATCGGCACCCTGGATGGCGCCAACGTCGAGATGTGCGAGCGGGTCGGCGCCGAGCACATGTTTATCTTCGGCCTCAGCGCCCAGCAGGTGGAGGCCCGCAAGCGCAATGGCGAATTCAGCGCCGGGCCGGACATCGCCGCCTCCCATCGCCTCAACGATGTGTTGCAGGCGATCCGTGGTGGCGTGTTCTCCCCGGACGATCCGTCGCGCTATACCGGCCTGGTCGACTCGCTGGTGGATTACGATCGATTCCTGGTCTGTGCCGACTTCGATGCCTATTGGAGTGCCCAGGCCCGGGTCGAGGAGCGCTGGCACGACTCCAAGGAGTGGTGGCGCTCTGCGGTGCTCAACAGTGCGCGGATGGGCTGGTTCTCATCGGACCGGACCATTCGCGAGTACGCCACGCAGATCTGGAAGGCCTTGGAGTGAACCCCGGGGAATATCCGGAACTGTGAGCGAGGCCCAGCGTGCGCTGGGCCTTGTCGATATACTTGGCGGCGTTTTTTCCCCGGCTCGTGCCTTGGCGTTCGTGCCTGGCTTCCAAAGGGAATGGCGAGCCTTGCCGGCGCTGGTGCGAAGGCCGCATAAAAAGAAAGGCTGGATCTGTCCGTCAACGGGCTGTTTAGGGATGTCGACACATGCAATGGATGTTCATGTTGTTGGGGGTGGTGCTGGGGTGGGTAGTCGATGAGTCTTTCGGCGATGCTCTGATCGGTGCCTTTATCGGCCTGGCCATTGGCTTGGCTTTTCGCCTGGGCCTCCTGCACAAGCAGGTTGGCGAGCA
It contains:
- a CDS encoding glycogen/starch/alpha-glucan phosphorylase → MTQESHVRDTQVAAFREAVLTKLTYAVGKDPDHAFDHDWFEAIALAARDHMVDHWMDHTRQIYRRGQKRVYYLSLEFLIGRLLIDSLSNLGLLEVAQEALTDLGVDLQRIRLLEPDAALGNGGLGRLAACFMESMSSLGIAGHGYGIRYEHGLFRQAIVDGWQQEQTEHWLDFGNPWEFERPEVIYSIGFGGGVETVADEAGATRQVWSAAETVRAVAYDTPVVGWRGASVNTLRLWRARAMEELHLERFNAGDHLGAVAEVARAESISRVLYPADSTEAGQELRLRQEYFFVSASLQDLLRRHKNMHDSVLSLGEHAAIQLNDTHPSIAVAELMRQLVDLHGIAWDAAWQITVETLAYTNHTLLPEALETWPVGLMERLLPRHMQIIYLINAQHIDSLRAKGMHDFDVLRAVSLIEEDNGRRVRMGNLAFLGSHSVNGVSGLHTQLMRSTVFSELHKLYPERINNKTNGITFRRWLYQANPQLTQMMLEAVGPELLDNPEELLLGIEPFAEKAAFRKQFAEQRLHSKRALAAIIHERLGIAVNPAAMFDVQVKRIHEYKRQLLNLLHTVALYQAIRAEPETDWVPRVKIFAGKAAASYHQAKLIIKLTNDIARTVNNDPTVRGLLKVVFLPNYNVSLAESIIPAADLSEQISTAGFEASGTSNMKFGLNGALTIGTLDGANVEMCERVGAEHMFIFGLSAQQVEARKRNGEFSAGPDIAASHRLNDVLQAIRGGVFSPDDPSRYTGLVDSLVDYDRFLVCADFDAYWSAQARVEERWHDSKEWWRSAVLNSARMGWFSSDRTIREYATQIWKALE
- a CDS encoding YkgJ family cysteine cluster protein; translation: MMKSNLIAAAEIDRLDTWAKYSAPMCGSCMSSCCTLPVEVKIKDLIRIGVVDEFERGEPAKNIAKRLQKEGIVERYNQKSEIFTLQRMSNNDCLYLDRKSRLCTIYDKRPDTCRNHPKVGPRPGYCAYKPKPLERPTNTSSRTLERF